The Akkermansia muciniphila genome includes the window AATTTGGGCTGGGTATTGCTGTTGGGGGCTGTATAATGCCGGGCATGAAAGGTTCCCGCATTCTTGTTCTGACCGGACCCGGCAAGGGAAAGACTACTTCCGCCTTCGGCATGGCTCTGCGCGCTTTGGGGCATGGCGGCAAGGTGGCTGTGGTTCAGTTTATCAAGCATGACGGTTCCTATGGGGAGGTGGTGGCCCTCCGGCAGTTTCCGAATGCGGAGGTAGTGTGTTCCGGAGAAGGGTTTACGGGCCGCGCCAGGGATGAAGAGTCCCGCGAACGCCATGCTTCCGCCGCCCGGGACGGGTGGAGGGTGGCCCGGGAGAAGCTGGCGGATGAGTCCGTGGGAACCGTGATTCTGGACGAGATTTTTTACCCCCTGAATTACGGGTTCCTCCCCATTGCGGAAGTCTTGGATGCTTTGAAGAAAATTGCCCCTGGAAAGGTCGTCGTTCTGACAGGCCGGGATGCTCCGGAGGAAATTGTCGCCGTGGCTGATACCGTGAGCCGGATTGAATGCGTCAGGCATGCCTTTCAGCAGGGAGTCAAGGCTCAGAGGAATGTTGAGTTTTAAGATATTCTCTCCTGAAAGCTCTCAGGTAAATCTGTTCTCCGCCGTCGGCCATTCCTCTCTTCATTCCTGCGCCGCCCTGAATTCCGGCGGAAGCTGCCCCATGAGTTCCAGGGCGCATTCCCGGGGCGTCGCTTCCGTGGTGTCTATGGAGAAGTCATGCGGAAAGTGCTGGTGGATGCTTCCGTGCTGACGCTCCGCATGGGCCGGGTCCGGAGTCCGGTCGGTACGGTTCCGCTCGCGTTCCAGCAGAATGTCCTCCCGGCAGTCCACCTTGATGAGGGCGCGGGGAATGCCGCTCAGGCGGTTCAGGAGGTCTTGAACCCAGGCGCGGGATTCGCCGATGACGTGGTCCACGATGACCAGGGCGCCTTTCCGCGCGGCCTCTGCAATGGCGGCGTGAAAGGATTCGATGAAGGGGAGTCCGGTTTCCCGGACGGCGTCCAGGGCGTTTTCATGCCTTCCCCGGCTCATGGCCAGGTAGTCGTCCATGGAAAAAATCATGGAGTCCTCCTCCATGAGGCGGTGCAGGGTCCGGGCCAGCGTGCTTTTCCCCGCGCTGGAGGCCCCGTTGAGCAGGATGACGCGTCCCTGCCGCGGCTGGGGCGTTTGCGGCTGGTCATGGTTTTCCTGCCCCCAGTAAAGGTGGATGTAGCCGGCCTTCACGTTGCCGTCCGCCACGCCTTCCGCGCTCAGGCTTCCATCCTTTCCCCTGACCGTGTAAAGGGGCGGGTAGGGGCGGTTCAGTTTAATGGAGGACCAGTGGAACTCATGGCCGCGGATGCGGGTGAAACGCAGCCCGAACGGGGCTTCCGTTTCCATCACGGCTTCCCGGTATCCCAGGGAACGGAGTTTTTCCCCCATCCGCGCCGTTCCGTCAATGACTCCGCACATGTTCCTGCTTGTCCCGTCCGGAAGCGCCAGTTCCTTGCACAGGTACATGTAACCGCCGCATTCGGCAAAGATTTCTCCGCCGTTCTTGGCAAATTCCAGGATGGCGTTCCGCATGGCCTCATTGCTTTCCAGGCGGCTTGCGAAGGTTTCCGGATAGCCGCCTCCCAGGTAGAGGGCCCTGGTTCCTTCCGGCAGGGCGGTGTCTTCCAGCGGAGAAAAGCAGGTGATTTCCCAGCCCGCCTGCCTCAGCCGTTCCAGGTTGTCCTCATAGTAAAAGCAGAAGGCATTGTCCCGTGCCACGGCCAGGCGCCCGCGGGCAGGGGTGGACGGAATGGAGGCTTTCAGGGGAGCGGGGCGGGGAATTTCCGTGATGTCCATCAGCAGCTTCCAGTTGACGTGCTTTTCCACCGCTTCCGCCAGCCTGCGGAACCAGGATTGCTGCCGTGCTTCCTCTTCCGCGGGAACAAGGCCCAGCTGCCGTTCCGGGAGTGTCCATTCCGCGTTTCTGGGCAACGCCGCCACCAGCGGCGGCATGCCGTGATGGGCCAGCGCCCGGCGCAGAAGGTCCGCGTGCGTGGCGCTTCCCACGCCGTTGGCAATGACTCCCGCTATGTTCAGGCCGGGATGGTGCTGGGAAAAGCCGCGGACGACGGCGGCAATGGACCCCGCCATGCCCCGCGCCTGAACCACCAGCAACATGGGCAGGCCAAGCGTGAGGGCGCAGTCCGCCGTGCTTCCTTCCAGGCTTTCCGGCGTCCGGGCGTCAAAGAGGCCCATGACCCCCTCGCAAATGGCGATGTCCGCGCAGGAGGCGTGCCGCGCCCACTGGGACCGCACCCCGTTTTTCCCCATCATCCACGTATCCAGATTGAAGGAAGGCAATCCCGTCGCCTGCCGGTGGAAGGAGGGGTCAATGTAGTCTGGGCCGCACTTGAAGGCCTGCACGCGTAATCCCCGGGTGGAGAGCGCCGCCATCAGGGCGAGGGATACCGTGGTCTTGCCTCCCCCGGACTGGGTGGAGGCGATGCAGAAGGCGTGAAAAGGCTTATTCATGGGAAACAGGCAAATTCTGCGGATGCTGTCTTTCCGGATCAGGTCAGGATATTCCGTACTTGTCGGCGTAGCCTCTCCGTTCAAAAAGGACGTCTCCGTCCCTGATGGTCCGGGGGCCGCCCAGAAGCACCAGCGTGGACATGTCCACGTCCTCCAGCGGGAATTCGTCCAGCGTCCCCACCCATTTTTGCTGGGCGGGGCGTCCAGCGTGTTTCACGTAGGCGCACAGGGTTTGGCCACCGCGTTTGTTCCGGAAGATACGCAGGGCCTCCTCCAGCAGATGGCGGCGTTTGCGTCCGGCGGGGTTGTAAAGGACCACGGGCAGCGCCGTTCCGGCGCTTTGCTCCAGGTTGGCACGGATTTCTTCCGCAGGGACCAGCAGGTCGGACAGGCTCAACAGGCAGAAGCCGTTTTGGAGGGGCGCCCCCAGCGCGGAGGCGGAAATGCTGGCCGCCGTAATTCCCGGGAGCACTTCAATGCGGACCGGGGAAAAGCGTTCGTTTTCCTTCCTCATTTCGTAGAGCAGCCCGGCCATGGCCAGGATGCCCGGGTCACCGGAGCAGACCATGCAGACATTTTCCCCGTTCAGAGCCGCTTCCAGCGCGGCCGTGCACCGCGGCACTTCCCCCATCATCCCGGTCTGGATCATCTTTTTCCCGTGGATGCGTTCCCGGATGAAATCCAAGTATTTGGTGTAGCCGGCTATGCAGGTGCATTGCTCCATGGCAGCAGCCGCTTCCGGCGTAAGCTGGCCCGGAGACCCGGACCCCAGCCCGATGACGATGACGTTTCCGGATTCTTGACGGGCCTTGTTCCGGCTGCCGTGAGGGCACGTCGCCAGGGCCAGCGTGACGTTCCCGCCGCAAACGGTTTTAGGAGTGTTGATTTTACCCCCGGAGGCCAGAATGGCGGAAGCCTCGGAAACGGAATGAGTCCCCGTTTTTTCAAAGACGGCGTCTGACGGCGTGGGAATTTCCACCGCGTCCAGCTCGGCGGGCTCAAAGACATGGAAAGGTACGTTCCATGTTGCGGCCAGGGCCAGGATGGCCGGTTCCTGCTCCTTGAGCGTGCAGGAGGCAAGGGCTTTGATACGGGACCGGGAGATTCCCTGCCGGGCAAGAAAGCCTTCCGCGTATTGCTGCAGCAGCCCGGGTTCCGTTCCTTTTTTGCAGCCTATTCCAAGCACGAAGGAGGATGACTGAATGAGCAGGGCGGCAGCTCCCCCCGCAGATTCCGGGGGCTCTTCATCCCAATAGACGGCGGGAACGTGCGGTTTTTCCGCGGCTTCCGCTCCATCCGCCCGCGCCGGAATGACCTGGGGACAGTCCCGCCAGTACCGTTCGTGGATTTCCTGCGGACCGTGAAAAGATACGGTGTCTCCGTCAAGCAGGGCCGCGTTCAGGGTTTTGATGGCGTCCGGGTTGAGAACGCAGGCCTTTTCCCTGGCCGCCGCTTCGTCAAAGGCGGTGATTCCCCGCGTGTCCGTGGCGGTGGTGATGACGGCCTCCCCGCCGCTGATGCGGGCCAGCCTGCGCGCCAGGCGGTTGCCGCCGCCCAGGTGGCCGGAAAGCAGGGGAATGAGGTGGGAGCCGGACTCCGAACAGCAGACTACTGCCGGGTCCGTGGCCTTGTCCCGGAGCAGGGGAGCCGTTTTCCTGACGGCAATTCCCGTGGCCCCGATGAAAACGTGCGCGTCAAACAGGTTCCACTGCCGGGCAAGCAACGGGTCGAAGTCCTCCGGGGAAACCCGCTTGACACCTTCCGTTTCCCCGGCCCTGCCTACGGAATGGATAACGGCTTTCCCCAGAGACTGGGAAATCTCCTGCGCCTTGCGGACTCCTTTTTCCGTGAAAGCGTAAAACGCGCAGCTTCCGTCGAACCGTTCGTCTTCCTTCTCATTCCGGTAGCCGTGGCTGAATTGGCCGTGGTAGAGCAGGGACTGCCCGCAGCCGTGCGCGCCGATGGCGTCACCCACCAGGATGAGGGCCTGCCTGCCGATGCCCGCCCGCGCCGTTTCCGCCGCGATGGTGGACAGCGTGCCGCGGATGATCTTTTCATCCGGCCAGGTGGCGCGGTACACTACCGCCGCCGCCGTATCGGGGGATTTCCCGGCGGAGATAAGCCGTGCGGCCAGTTCATCCAGCTTCCCCGCGCTGAGGAAGAACGCCAGCGTGGCGCCCGTCTTGGCAAAGGCCTCGCAGGCTTCCCCGGAGGGCATGGGCGTTCTTCCCGGGGTGCGCGTCAGCACCAGGCTCTGGGCAATTCCGGGGTAGGTCAGTTCCGTGCGCAAGGCCGCGGCGGCGGCAAAAACGCTGCTGACTCCCGGCACCACAATGGATTCAATGCCCTTTTTGTCAAGCAGGTCGAATTGCTCCGCGATGGCTCCGTACATGGACGGGTCCCCCGTGTGGAGGCGCACCACCTTCTTTCCTTCCAGCACCCCGCGGGCCATGACCTCCACCTGTTCCTCCAGGTTCATTTTGGCGCTGTCGTGGAGTTCCGCTTCCGGGCGGCAGCGTTTGAGGTGCCCCGGATTGACCAGGGAGCCGGCGTAGACGACCACGTCCGCCTCCTTCAGGAGGGCGGCGCCCCGTTCGGTAATCAGGTCTTCGGCCCCGGGGCCGGCTCCTATGAAATGGATGGGAAAACGGGCGGTATTCATGCGCGGGAATAGGTGAAAAGGGTGATGCGGTTGCCGTGCCGCAGATGGTGGTAGGTTCCGGCAATGGGAGATTCGGAGGCGATGTCCAGGGAGAACATCCCCGTGCGGGCGGCGGCGTTCCAGCCGTAAAGCAGGTGTTCGCTTTCCGTGGTTACGGCGGAGGCTACCAGGAGGCCGCCGGGATTCAGGGCGTCAAAACACGCCTGGAGGATGGATTCAAGGGCGGCGCCCCCGCCTCCCAAGAAAACGCGGTCGGGCGCGGGCAGGGCAGCCAGGGCTTCCGGCGCTTCTCCCCGCATGCAGGCGTAATTCACGCACCCCAGCTTCCGGCAGTTCCGGCGGATCAGTTCCAGGCGGGACTCTTGCCGTTCCAGTCCGTACACGGAGAGCCCGGGGCGCAGGGCGGCGGCTTCCAGGCCGATGGAGCCGCTTCCGGCTCCCACGTCCCACAGCACGCCCCAGGCAGGGAGGCGGAGCTTGGACAGGATGACGGCGCGCACTTCCTCCGCTGTAATCAGGTTGTTCTCCTTTTCATAAAAGTCCGCCGGCAGTCCCAGCGGCAGGATGGGCGCGGCTCCGGAACGCTCGTCCGGCAGCAGCAGGAGCATGGAGGTGGGGGCGCATTCCTCCCGGGCCAGTTCCGCCAGGGTTCCTTTCAGGATGCGTTCCCCGGGAGTTCCCAGGCGTTCCGCCGCCACGGCGGAACGTTGAGCCGCCGGGGGGTGGAATTGGATGGCCTCCCCGGCCAGGCGGCACGCGGTGAAGGGGTGGCCGCCGTAAAGGACGGGAAGCGGCTGGGCCAGAATATCCCCCCACGGGATATCTTCCGTGCTGTGCGCGCTGAAGCACCGGGCTCGGTCCCACGGCATGCCCAGGCGGTGGAACAGGGCCTGGAACGCGGTTGGGGCCGGGATGAATTCCAGCCGGTCCCCGTCACAGGCCAGGGATTGGAGCGTGCCTCCCATCCCGTGGAACAGGGCGTCTCCGGAAGCCAGCACCACCACGTTTCCGCCCTGCCGGGCTTCTTCCAGCGCCTCCCGCGCCTGTTCCCGCGCGTTCCTGCCGATGGGGATGCGCCGTGCGTTGCAGGGCGGGCACTCCTTCAGCAGGGCGGCGGAAGCGTACAGGCTCTGCGCCTCCGCCAGTTTGCCCAGCAGGGCCGGGGAGGGGTGAAGCGGACCTATGCCGCAGGAAAAAACGGTCAGGGAAGGCATGGAGGTATGTCGAGAAGAAGGCTGCCGGAAAAACCGGAGATCAGGAAACGGACGGGCAGGCCGGGCACGTGGCGCTGGAACTGGCGCCGGGCTTCCGCGGCCAGGTCCCGGTACAGGGAAAGGTGGGCCTCTTCCGGAACCAGCGCCAGCGCCTGGCGTACGGAGGAACAGGCCAGGATGCTCCGGCGCGCTTCATCCGCCAGCGCGGCGTGGCGTTCCGCCGTGCGGAGAAAAAGCTGCATATCCTGCGCCACCTTGTGGGCGTGGGTATTGGCAAATCCGGCGGCGTACTTGCAGAGCTTGCCCGGCATGCAGGCCACCACGGCTTCCGCCATGCCCTGTTCTCCTGCGCTCTGAAGGCTTTCCGCAATAAAATCGCCAATGCAGATGAAGGAGATGGAGGGGTATCCCGGCAGAAGGGACCTGGCCAGCGCGGCCGTCCTCCCCCCCGTGCAGAAGACCGCCTTGTCAAAGCCGGAGAGCCGGGTGGAGCGCACGCAGATGCGGATGGTGGCAATATAGGCTTCATGGCTGTACGGGCGCACGATGCCGCTGGTGCCTAAAATAGAGATTCCCCCCACCACGCCAAGCAGGGGATTGAGCGTTTTCCCGGCAAGCCGTTCCCCGTCCCGGACGGAGATTTCCGCCAGCCAGCACCCTTCCCGCATGCCGGAGCGGGCCAGGTTGTCAGCAATCATGCGCCGCGGTCCTTGGTTGATGGCCCATTTATGCTGCTCGCAGTCCAGGCCCGGCAGCGTGCACAGGCCTATGCCCCCGGCGGAGCGCAGGATAAGGGTGGCCCCGCGGATGGGCAGAAAGTAATCCTCCGGGGCGGCTTCCTCCGGAACGGCCGCCCGGACGCGCGCCTCCATCACGGCTCCGTGGGTGCAGTCCGGGTCGTCCCCTCCATCCTTGATGATGCGGGAAAATCCCGGTTCACTGGCCGCCAGCGGGAGCATTCTCGTTTCTCCGTCCGGGAAAAGCAGGGGAATGGATTCACTGATGTTCTCTCCGTTCAGCGTTTTCCACGCGGCCGTGATGGCGGCGGCGGCATTGGCCCCGGTGGAAAATCCTTTCCGGAGCGGCTGGCGGAGGGGGGAGGACATGGAACGGAATTCGGCGGATGGGGTAGAATGAGGAAAAAATCAGGCGGCGGGCAGGTTCTCCAGAATGGCGTGCAGCGTGGTGACGGCCAGGGCGCTTCCGCCGCGCCGCCCGTCCAGAACGATCTGGGGCGCGGGGCAGGTTCCCGTCAGCAATTTGGATTCCACCACGTTGACGAAGCCCACGGGCATGCCGACGATCAGGGCGGGCCTGATGCCCTCCTCCAGCACATACCGGGAGATGCGGGCCAGGGAAAGAGGGGCGTTCCCGATGAGGACGATGGCTCCGTCCAGGATGGGGCGCGCCTTTTCCGCGGCGCAGATGGCCCGCGTCCTCCCGGTGGCTTTGGCTTGCGCGGCGATGTCCGCATCGGCAATGTAGCAATGGATGTCCTCCTTGCTGTAACCGGGGTGGGCGCGCCTCAGGCGTTCCACGGAAAGCCCGGCCCGGATCATGTTGGAATCACAGAAAATGGGGCAGTGGCCGCGGAGGGCCGCCAGGGCGGAGGGTATGGGGTCATGGCGGAAGGCCAGCCCCGCGGCAATGGAAAGGTCCGCCGTGGTGTGGATAAGCCTGCGCATGACCTTCCATTCGGACGGCGGCACCTCTTCCCAGCCCTGGAACTCCCGTTCAATGGCGGCGAAGCTTTCCGCCTCAATGGCGGCGGGGGGCATGTCCCAGCGGATGTCAGGTGCGGCGGTCATGAGGCGTCAGTGGGTATAATGGATGAAAAGGCCCGTCAGGGCAATCAGAAGAATGGCCCCGATCATGCGGGAGAGCTGCATGACGAGCACGATGGTCAGGGCGTCCCGTGTGGGGAAAATGCCCATGGCGGAGGGAAGGTTGCGCCGCAGGGCGCGGATGGGGTTGCCGATGGCGCTGGCTACCAGCATGGCAAGCAGAATCTGTGAGGAAGTGACCATGCCGTGGCTGCGGAGGTTGGCGGCCACCCCGGCGGCCTGGACCAGGCCGCCCATCTGCGCGGCCACGATGCTCATGAGCTCCGCGGGAAAAATGCGGTTGACCCAGTCCGGCACGTGTTCCTCCCACCAGGAAAACAGGCCGTTTTTCATCAGCCACTCCACGCCGATCATCAGGGGAACCGTCAGGCAGAGCATGCGGAAAACGAGCGCGAGCACCCGCAGGCACGTCTGCCGCAGGGATTTGCGCCATTCCGGGGAGGGGCGCCCGGCGGCGGGAGCCTCCCCGGAAGCCGCCGCCTCCGGAACGGCAGGGGGGCTTTTCCTGCGGTGGAGGAACAGCACGCCCGCAATGAACAGGAAGCCGAAGCCCATCTGCCAGCCGAAGTAGCAGATGGCGGGCAAACCCACCGCGCCGATGACGGGATACGCCACCCGCAGGGAATGGGAGACGAAAGACAGGTAGCTGTTCATCATGCCCCCTGCAATCAGGTTGGAATGGGTGATTTTTCCTTCTGCATGGCTGCTCACCAGCATGCCGTTGGCCGCGGCGTTGGAGTAAAGGGCCGTTGGGATGGACAGGCTGATGATTTCCGGCAGGTGTGCCCAGCGCGCCAGTCCGCCGAACAGCTTGCCCAGGGCAAAATGAAAGCGGAAGATTTCTGCAATACCGCCGATGAAGGCCGCCAGGGCCACCAGGCCGATCAGGCTGCCTATTTGGGGCAGGCGCGCCAGAATTTTTCCCGCGCCTGTTTCCGGAGCCTGTGCGCTCCGGGAATGATGGCGTTTTTTGGGCGCCGGGGCTGGGCTGGCAACGGGCGCTTCTTCCTTTCCTTTTCCTTCCCCGCGTGTTCCCGCCGGGGCTTCTTCCGCGGGCTTCATGGCCATGCGGGGCTTTCCGGATGCGGAGGCGTCCATGCCCGCGGGCATCTTCACAATCATGACTCCGGAGGCCGCCAGGGCCAGCACCAGCCAGAGCCAGCGGAAAGGCTGGCTCCAGGGATAGGTGCGGGAGTGCCTGGTGCCGTTCATGCCTTCTTGACGAACATCAGGGAAAGGTATTCTTCCGGCCTGGCGGCGATGACGTCAATATCGTCCGTAATAAACTCGTCGGGCATGCCCAGTCTTTCCCCGTAAATAACGCGGATATCCTTCTCCCGCCGGATGCGCTCCATCAGGCGCGCGCGGCTGCGGTAGGTCTTCATGAGAACGGTGGTGGTTCCGGGCGGGAACTCCAGGGAATCCGCCATCTCCGGCCTGAAGGCGGGAATAACCCGCAGCCGTTCCCCGTTTTCCACCAGGATCTGGCGGCTGTGGGCCGCCAGGGTGCAGTATGAGGTGATCCCCGGCACCACTTCCGTGTGCAGGTCCGGATTCCGGCTGAGCAGGAGGCTCAGGATATAGCCTAAGGTGCTGTACGTCATGGCGTCTCCCAGCGTGGCAAAGGCGCAGTCAAGGCCGCGGGAAAGGGCCTCCTCAATAACGGCCGTATTCCTTTCAATCTGCTCCTGCCGGGTTCTGGCGTCGCGGGACATGCTGAAAACCAGCTTGTGGAATCGGGCCTTCACGCCGCCCACGGACCGCACCACTGCTTCGGAAATGCTGAAATCGCTGTTGGGGCCCGTCACGGTAAACACCATGTCCACGGACCGGAACACGTTGACGGCCCTGAGCGTGAGGTATTCCGGATTGCCGGGGCCTATGCCCACTCCATAAAATTTTCCGGGGGAGGACATGTCAATGCGCTTGTTTGGGAGTCAT containing:
- the cobO gene encoding cob(I)yrinic acid a,c-diamide adenosyltransferase → MKGSRILVLTGPGKGKTTSAFGMALRALGHGGKVAVVQFIKHDGSYGEVVALRQFPNAEVVCSGEGFTGRARDEESRERHASAARDGWRVAREKLADESVGTVILDEIFYPLNYGFLPIAEVLDALKKIAPGKVVVLTGRDAPEEIVAVADTVSRIECVRHAFQQGVKAQRNVEF
- a CDS encoding cobyrinate a,c-diamide synthase, translated to MNKPFHAFCIASTQSGGGKTTVSLALMAALSTRGLRVQAFKCGPDYIDPSFHRQATGLPSFNLDTWMMGKNGVRSQWARHASCADIAICEGVMGLFDARTPESLEGSTADCALTLGLPMLLVVQARGMAGSIAAVVRGFSQHHPGLNIAGVIANGVGSATHADLLRRALAHHGMPPLVAALPRNAEWTLPERQLGLVPAEEEARQQSWFRRLAEAVEKHVNWKLLMDITEIPRPAPLKASIPSTPARGRLAVARDNAFCFYYEDNLERLRQAGWEITCFSPLEDTALPEGTRALYLGGGYPETFASRLESNEAMRNAILEFAKNGGEIFAECGGYMYLCKELALPDGTSRNMCGVIDGTARMGEKLRSLGYREAVMETEAPFGLRFTRIRGHEFHWSSIKLNRPYPPLYTVRGKDGSLSAEGVADGNVKAGYIHLYWGQENHDQPQTPQPRQGRVILLNGASSAGKSTLARTLHRLMEEDSMIFSMDDYLAMSRGRHENALDAVRETGLPFIESFHAAIAEAARKGALVIVDHVIGESRAWVQDLLNRLSGIPRALIKVDCREDILLERERNRTDRTPDPAHAERQHGSIHQHFPHDFSIDTTEATPRECALELMGQLPPEFRAAQE
- the cobM gene encoding precorrin-4 C(11)-methyltransferase: MNTARFPIHFIGAGPGAEDLITERGAALLKEADVVVYAGSLVNPGHLKRCRPEAELHDSAKMNLEEQVEVMARGVLEGKKVVRLHTGDPSMYGAIAEQFDLLDKKGIESIVVPGVSSVFAAAAALRTELTYPGIAQSLVLTRTPGRTPMPSGEACEAFAKTGATLAFFLSAGKLDELAARLISAGKSPDTAAAVVYRATWPDEKIIRGTLSTIAAETARAGIGRQALILVGDAIGAHGCGQSLLYHGQFSHGYRNEKEDERFDGSCAFYAFTEKGVRKAQEISQSLGKAVIHSVGRAGETEGVKRVSPEDFDPLLARQWNLFDAHVFIGATGIAVRKTAPLLRDKATDPAVVCCSESGSHLIPLLSGHLGGGNRLARRLARISGGEAVITTATDTRGITAFDEAAAREKACVLNPDAIKTLNAALLDGDTVSFHGPQEIHERYWRDCPQVIPARADGAEAAEKPHVPAVYWDEEPPESAGGAAALLIQSSSFVLGIGCKKGTEPGLLQQYAEGFLARQGISRSRIKALASCTLKEQEPAILALAATWNVPFHVFEPAELDAVEIPTPSDAVFEKTGTHSVSEASAILASGGKINTPKTVCGGNVTLALATCPHGSRNKARQESGNVIVIGLGSGSPGQLTPEAAAAMEQCTCIAGYTKYLDFIRERIHGKKMIQTGMMGEVPRCTAALEAALNGENVCMVCSGDPGILAMAGLLYEMRKENERFSPVRIEVLPGITAASISASALGAPLQNGFCLLSLSDLLVPAEEIRANLEQSAGTALPVVLYNPAGRKRRHLLEEALRIFRNKRGGQTLCAYVKHAGRPAQQKWVGTLDEFPLEDVDMSTLVLLGGPRTIRDGDVLFERRGYADKYGIS
- the cbiT gene encoding precorrin-6Y C5,15-methyltransferase (decarboxylating) subunit CbiT; amino-acid sequence: MPSLTVFSCGIGPLHPSPALLGKLAEAQSLYASAALLKECPPCNARRIPIGRNAREQAREALEEARQGGNVVVLASGDALFHGMGGTLQSLACDGDRLEFIPAPTAFQALFHRLGMPWDRARCFSAHSTEDIPWGDILAQPLPVLYGGHPFTACRLAGEAIQFHPPAAQRSAVAAERLGTPGERILKGTLAELAREECAPTSMLLLLPDERSGAAPILPLGLPADFYEKENNLITAEEVRAVILSKLRLPAWGVLWDVGAGSGSIGLEAAALRPGLSVYGLERQESRLELIRRNCRKLGCVNYACMRGEAPEALAALPAPDRVFLGGGGAALESILQACFDALNPGGLLVASAVTTESEHLLYGWNAAARTGMFSLDIASESPIAGTYHHLRHGNRITLFTYSRA
- the cbiD gene encoding cobalt-precorrin-5B (C(1))-methyltransferase CbiD — encoded protein: MSSPLRQPLRKGFSTGANAAAAITAAWKTLNGENISESIPLLFPDGETRMLPLAASEPGFSRIIKDGGDDPDCTHGAVMEARVRAAVPEEAAPEDYFLPIRGATLILRSAGGIGLCTLPGLDCEQHKWAINQGPRRMIADNLARSGMREGCWLAEISVRDGERLAGKTLNPLLGVVGGISILGTSGIVRPYSHEAYIATIRICVRSTRLSGFDKAVFCTGGRTAALARSLLPGYPSISFICIGDFIAESLQSAGEQGMAEAVVACMPGKLCKYAAGFANTHAHKVAQDMQLFLRTAERHAALADEARRSILACSSVRQALALVPEEAHLSLYRDLAAEARRQFQRHVPGLPVRFLISGFSGSLLLDIPPCLP
- a CDS encoding precorrin-8X methylmutase, translated to MTAAPDIRWDMPPAAIEAESFAAIEREFQGWEEVPPSEWKVMRRLIHTTADLSIAAGLAFRHDPIPSALAALRGHCPIFCDSNMIRAGLSVERLRRAHPGYSKEDIHCYIADADIAAQAKATGRTRAICAAEKARPILDGAIVLIGNAPLSLARISRYVLEEGIRPALIVGMPVGFVNVVESKLLTGTCPAPQIVLDGRRGGSALAVTTLHAILENLPAA
- a CDS encoding precorrin-2 C(20)-methyltransferase — translated: MSSPGKFYGVGIGPGNPEYLTLRAVNVFRSVDMVFTVTGPNSDFSISEAVVRSVGGVKARFHKLVFSMSRDARTRQEQIERNTAVIEEALSRGLDCAFATLGDAMTYSTLGYILSLLLSRNPDLHTEVVPGITSYCTLAAHSRQILVENGERLRVIPAFRPEMADSLEFPPGTTTVLMKTYRSRARLMERIRREKDIRVIYGERLGMPDEFITDDIDVIAARPEEYLSLMFVKKA